DNA from Streptomyces sp. Edi4:
TCGACGGAGTCACCAACTGCCTCAACGCGCCGATCGCCGACAAGAACGGCGACATCTACGGTGTGCCGTTCGGCAAGGACGCCAACAACAACTCGGTGAGGGGGGCCAACCTCCTCGCGTACACCGGGAACACCCTCAAGTGGAAGTACCCGCTCAACTGCGGGATCGACCCGAACCCGTCGTACGCGGTGGGTGCCAACGGCAACATCTACTCGACCGCACGGTTGAGTGATGGCGTTCACCTCATCGGGCTCACGCCCGGGGTGGCCGCCGGCCAGACCGCACCGACCAAGGTGCTGGACGTCAAGATCTCGAACGATTGCAGCATGATGCTCCGTACCTACAAGGACGGGATCGTGCTGCATGGCCAGTCGAGCGGAAACGCCTGGTACTACAGCTACAGCGGCAAGTTTCTCGGTCAGGCCACCACTGGTGATGTCTGGTACGAGAAGCTGAACGCCGAGGGTCAGTTGTTCGTCGCGTCTTACGTGTCGGGCAGCGGATTCCGTGGCATCAGTGTCTCGCGCTACGACCCCACCATGGGCGCCGTGAAGTGGGCGGTCTCGGCTTCGCAGCCGCAGGCCGACACCAACGGCGTCCAACTGTTTCCCACTCCGGGAGGCGGTGTGGTCGCCCTGACCACCGAACAGCACATGATCTCCGACGGAGTCCCTGCCACGCCGAAAACGTGGGAAAGGCGACTCGTCACCATCAACGCCAGCGGCCAGAAAGTCAGGTCGGTCCTCCTCCCTGACACCTACGCCAACGGCACATACGGCGGCACCTACCTCACCGCCGAGAGTGGCGGGAAGGTGGCTGTCGTCCGCGAGTTGAACGTCAACACTGGTCTCAGCTACCCGGCCACCGTGCCCGGTATCTTGGTGCAGACGTACGATCCCGTGAACAACACGTATCCGTACCAACAGGCGATCCTGGGTGACCCGAACGCAACACCCCAGCCCTACGGATACGCGCTAGACACCTCGTCGGGGCAACCCGCCAACGCCGTCGCCAACACCCTGTACGTCAGGGCACGGTGCAGCGGCAACTGCGGGAGCATCACCAGGAAGCTGTTCGCCCTAACGGTGAACGGCGTCGGTACGAACTACCCGCAAGGGCCCGTGATCACGGCGAACACCGCGACACAGCCCGTGCCACGTTCGTACGTCGCACTCGGTGATTCCTTCTCTTCTGGAGAGGGAGACCCGCCGTTCGTGGACACAACGGCCTGCAACCGCAGTGCCGTTGCGTATCCGCGAGTCAACGGGTTGAACCCGAACCTCACCCTGCAACTGGACAAGTTCGTCGCGTGCTCCGGCGCGCAGACGACTCACGTCCTCAACGGATGGAACGACAGCACACACTACGAACCGTCACAGGTCAGTGCGCTGTCGTCAGGAAGCCCGAAGGTCGCCACCATCACCATCGGTGGGAACGACATCTTCTTCACGGACTTCGCCAAGGCGTGTGTCCTCGACACCTGCAACTTCAGCAGCGCCAAGTACAACACGTCGCTGAACGCGATCAACAACACGCTCGGAACGAGCCTGACGACCACCTACAAGAAGCTCCTGGAGGTCACCAAGACTGCCGGAACCAAGGTGTACGTGCTCGGCTACCCCCAGGTGATCGCCAACAAGACGATTACCGATCCGGGTGACGCCCGATGCCCGTACATGTACGAGAGCGTCCCGGTGGCATCCGGTCGCTACTGGGAAGACGCGCGAGCTGCGCGTGACATCGTCACCAAGCTCAACACGAAGATCAGCGACACCGTGAACGCGGTGCGGGCGCTCGACGCCGACAACCAACGACTCGTGTTCGTCTCGGCAACGGGAACGAACTCCCCGTTCGCCGGGCACGAAGTGTGCGGCACGGGTGAGTCCTACTTCAACAACGTCGACCAGGCCCTGAACGGCCTCGCCTACGTGTTCCACCCCAACGAGAAGGGCCAAGCGGCCTACGCTCAACTGGTTCGCCAGGCGATCGGGGAGTAGTACCACAAGCACAGAATGAACTGAAGAGCCAACGGCCCCCAGTCCTTCGATCCGCCAGCCAGGCGGAACGGGACTGGGGGCCTTCTTCAATTTAAAGATTGTTCTTTTGTTGCGTCCTGATAAACTATTAAGTATATGGCAAGTAAAACACAATCAACCAAAGCGAAAAAGGGCAATACAAAACCCCTAGAAACCTTTAATAGTACGCCGCTCTACTTAAGAGTGATCGCGGTCGCAGTTTTGGTAGCCCTTATAACCTGGCTCGCCTTCTTTAGAGCAGATCAACGCTACAGCGCAAATACTGACGAGGTGAAGAGTCGCATCCAGACAGCGCTTGAAGCTACTCAATTACCGGGTAAGCAGCTCGCTTCAACTACGGTAGATCAAGGTTGTGACAGTGGAAGCTCGGTCGGTCTTTCGACCCGAATCGAGTGTTCAATGGAAGGCTATAAATACTTTGAAATAACCGGAGACAAGAAAGCGACGCTCTCACTCGCCAACACAAAGCTTGAGTCCCTAGGGTTTAAGAAGTTTACTGATAATGACTACACGCACCAGGTACTCGATGGCACCAGAGGAGGGGACGTTGATTATTCGAAGCAACACACGACTGCTCGCATTGGCTGGTCAACGTGGCCAACGAGCGTCAATGGCCCGGAATCTAGTGCTATCACCGACGCACTTATATCGCACCGAATTGGCGCTCCCGCTGACGGAGCAACAGTCGTAGGAGTGACCGTAAAGGAAACATACTGGACGTGTTCCAGCAGCGGATTAGACATCCTCGGAATAAGCTGCATATTCCCTCCGCACTCCGCAAACAAGTAATCCTACTTCTAAATAGCCAAACCACCTTCTGTGCCGCTTGGCAATACAGTTGCGAAACCCGAGATCTATGATCTAACAACTTCGGTGCAGAACGCTAATTCGGCAATGAACAAGCCGATCTGTCTACAAGAATTCATTCAGCGCGGGCGCCCATAGCGCATAGCAATCTTCCAAAACACATGGTCTCGCAGGCATCCACCCCTGTTACGTTTGAACTAACGTCGTAAAAGGTAGATTGTGCGACGCATCATCGGCATGTTGAATGGGCTGCCTTCTACTTGCGTTTGTATTGCTTTCCGTAGTGCCGGGTGACGTACTCCTCTAGTGCGTCCTCGATAATGGCCCACGGTCGGCGTCCCTCAATGAACGCGAGGTCGCGCACGACTTGGGTGTGCCGAGACGGGTACATGACGAAGCCCCGGTTGGTCGGCTGTTCATCGGTGCTCACGGGGGTGAGGTAGATCGGCCGCTCTGTGGCTGCTGCCGCGGTGCCCTCTTGAGGCGCGGCTTCTACGGCCTGCGGCGCGGGCGCTGGTTGGCTCGCAGCTACGGTCGCCGCCGGCCTGGGCTTAGGTGACTCTGGATCAACCTGCGGGATGGCCGCCCGAGGTACGAACTTTGGCCGCTCGCTTGCCTGTTGCTTGAATTTGCTAGTCATTGCTTAGAATCTCCGCGACCCGCTTATACCCTTGTGCGGCTGGACTCTCGGGGTCATAGAGCACTACCGGTTGGTTCAGTTGTTCTGCTTCATCGACGGACGTTGACTCAACGATGAGCTGAGGGATCACGAGGCCGCTGTACGCCTCCCCTATCCCGTCGAGGACGGCCGAGGAAGCGTTCGTGCGCTTGACGCGCGTAATCAAGATGCCGCGAAGCCGCAGTGTTGGGTTGTAGCTCCCCACCGCACGCTCGTGAGCCTCGATGGTGCGGCTCAACCCTTCTTGGCTGTACGCACTGGCCGCCGCTGGGATCACCAGCTCGTCCGCTGCGGCGAGAGCGTTGATGGTCATGTAGTTCAGCGACGGTGGTGTGTCGAGGATGATGAAGTCATACCGGTCATCCAGGGCCGAGAGGATCGTTCGCAGGGCCTCGATCGGATCAGGGGCCGTTGGGTCAGCACGTTGAAAGGCCATGCCTGTCTCTGTGCGGGCAAGGTTTGGATGCCCGGCAATCAGATGCAGCCCCTCTATCGCCGTGGTGAGCACGGCCGAGGACGGGTCAACCTCCGGGCTCGTGAACAGATCGTTCAACGTGACCGTTAAGTCAGCGGGATCTATCCCCAGTCCCTTGGTGGCGTTGGCCTGCTCGTCAAGGTCTACGAGAAGCGTTGCGTGTCCGGCCAGAGCCAAGGCCGCCGCGATGTTCTTAGCGGTGGTGGTCTTCCCTACTCCACCTTTGTGGATGGCTATTGCTATCTTCTTGGCCATTATTCATTTGTTCTCCTATTCAATTACGTTAACACGAGATAGTGCATCAACGCAATTACGCACGCTTCAATACATGCATTCTCTAGAACTCTAGAGTTTGAGAGCTCTAGAGCAATTAAACTCTTGAATTCTAGAGCATTGTTGCGTTAGAATGAAAGAGTAAGAGGAATAACGCAATGCAAAAGAACACAGCAATCATCGCACCAGAATTCGTTGGCCAGCTCTCTAAAGCCTTTGTGATCGAGAGGCTAGGCATAAATCCCAAACATCATCAGCTCACAGCAGACGCAGCCTGGATACGGCTCGCGTCACGTCTGATGAGAACGACCCCGTTAAAGCCAACCAAGAGAAGGAGATAACCAATGACACAACCAACACCACCGATTGACCACAAGACCACAAGTAGGGAAGTGGACAACGCCACAAAACCACTAGTGGTCAAGTACACCACCCACCTTCCGAAGGAGATGATTAAGTGGGTTAAGCGAGAAGCCCTTGAGCGCGACCTTAAAGACTACGAGATTATGCAGCAGGCATTGAGGGAGTTTCAGTTCAAAGACGCGCTGACGCGGTAGGGCGCCGGCCGCGGTTCTACCATTCACTGAGGTGTCGTTTGAACGTGTCCTTCAACGCCGCGATGACGGCATCCTTGTCTTTGGCGTCACTGTTGGCCACATCGCAAGCGAGGTCGTATAGCTCATCTTGAGGTATGTCGAGCCATCGGCCGTTCTGCTGAATCAAGAGAGAGGCGAGCACGACCGCCATGCGCTTGTTGCCGTTAGCGAAAGGGTGGTTCTTAATGACCAGGTAGAAGAGGACGGCTGCTCGATGGGGAAGCGTCCAGTAGATATACCGTCCGTTGAAGTGGGCGAAAGGGTGCTCTAGGCAGCTCTCAAGCCTGCCAGGAGTGCGGACATCAAAGTCCATCGGTTCATCGTAATCGAGAAGTTCTTTGACTCGCAGGGCTGCGTATCTGGCCTCCGCTACGGTCAGCTTCTTCATGTAAGAGCGAGGCGCGTTAGCGTCTTGCGGTAGCGCTTAACCGTCCGCTTCACAGCACGATCAATCTCGGCCTTCTGGCGAGGAGTCAGGGTTTCAGCGACGGGTACGTTATTCTGCATATCTTCGATTATAAAACAGGGTCGCCTATTTGAATAGGGGTGACATGTGAAATCGTTGCTTTTTTCACGCGCGCACTTTATACTTAAAACCAAGTCATCTACTCGTTCATCTAAGCACCGAATGGGTGGTGGCTATCGACTTTGGGGGTATTATTCATATCCATGGTAGAAAACCGCAGGAAAAGTATTGCATTTACTGTTGGTATTGTTTATTATGGTAGTAGCTTAGATGAATGAGTAGGCAAGGCCCCCAAGTGGGGCCTTTTCTAATTGTCCTCACACTTTGGTTGAGTTGAGCCTGAACAACTAACTTATTCATCCCCACAAGAGGGGTGGCTTTGTTGCGCCCAAGCATCAAAGCTGGAGGAACACCAACATGCAAGCAATCGGATCAACGTTAGCGGAGCGGCAGTTCTATAGAAGAAACGAAGGCAAAAACGCCCTTTCTTCTATAGAAGAGGGAGAGATCCCGCAGGTTGTAGATGAACTGATCGACAATAAGATGTACCGCAACAAGTTCAAAGCGCTCATCCGTCGAGGACACTTACAAGACCT
Protein-coding regions in this window:
- a CDS encoding SGNH/GDSL hydrolase family protein; the protein is MLTLFSLLVSLLVLVPTGTANAAESIPPLQWPAPTIGRIDDPIVSTNGDITLPCSTTDAGSDLTTYNASGQVVRQISRTSVIDGVTNCLNAPIADKNGDIYGVPFGKDANNNSVRGANLLAYTGNTLKWKYPLNCGIDPNPSYAVGANGNIYSTARLSDGVHLIGLTPGVAAGQTAPTKVLDVKISNDCSMMLRTYKDGIVLHGQSSGNAWYYSYSGKFLGQATTGDVWYEKLNAEGQLFVASYVSGSGFRGISVSRYDPTMGAVKWAVSASQPQADTNGVQLFPTPGGGVVALTTEQHMISDGVPATPKTWERRLVTINASGQKVRSVLLPDTYANGTYGGTYLTAESGGKVAVVRELNVNTGLSYPATVPGILVQTYDPVNNTYPYQQAILGDPNATPQPYGYALDTSSGQPANAVANTLYVRARCSGNCGSITRKLFALTVNGVGTNYPQGPVITANTATQPVPRSYVALGDSFSSGEGDPPFVDTTACNRSAVAYPRVNGLNPNLTLQLDKFVACSGAQTTHVLNGWNDSTHYEPSQVSALSSGSPKVATITIGGNDIFFTDFAKACVLDTCNFSSAKYNTSLNAINNTLGTSLTTTYKKLLEVTKTAGTKVYVLGYPQVIANKTITDPGDARCPYMYESVPVASGRYWEDARAARDIVTKLNTKISDTVNAVRALDADNQRLVFVSATGTNSPFAGHEVCGTGESYFNNVDQALNGLAYVFHPNEKGQAAYAQLVRQAIGE
- a CDS encoding ParA family protein — translated: MAKKIAIAIHKGGVGKTTTAKNIAAALALAGHATLLVDLDEQANATKGLGIDPADLTVTLNDLFTSPEVDPSSAVLTTAIEGLHLIAGHPNLARTETGMAFQRADPTAPDPIEALRTILSALDDRYDFIILDTPPSLNYMTINALAAADELVIPAAASAYSQEGLSRTIEAHERAVGSYNPTLRLRGILITRVKRTNASSAVLDGIGEAYSGLVIPQLIVESTSVDEAEQLNQPVVLYDPESPAAQGYKRVAEILSND
- a CDS encoding type II toxin-antitoxin system death-on-curing family toxin, which translates into the protein MKKLTVAEARYAALRVKELLDYDEPMDFDVRTPGRLESCLEHPFAHFNGRYIYWTLPHRAAVLFYLVIKNHPFANGNKRMAVVLASLLIQQNGRWLDIPQDELYDLACDVANSDAKDKDAVIAALKDTFKRHLSEW